From Klebsiella electrica, the proteins below share one genomic window:
- a CDS encoding carbon starvation CstA family protein — protein sequence MDTKKLFKHIPWVILGIIGAFCLSVVALRRGEHVSALWIVVASVSVYLVAYRYYSLYIAQKVMRLDPTRSTPAVINNDGLNYVPTNRYVLFGHHFAAIAGAGPLVGPVLAAQMGYLPGTLWLLAGVVLAGAVQDFMVLFISSRRNGASLGEMIKQEMGPIPGSIALFGCFLIMIIILAVLALIVVKALAESPWGVFTVCSTVPIALFMGIYMRFLRPGRVGEVSVIGIVLLVASIYFGGIIAHDPYWGPALTFKDTTITFTLIGYAFISALLPVWLILAPRDYLATFLKIGVIVGLALGIVILNPDLKMPAVTQYIDGTGPLWKGALFPFLFITIACGAVSGFHALIASGTTPKLLANETDARFIGYGAMLMESFVAVMALVAASIIEPGLYFAMNTPPAGLGIVMPNLHEMGGENAALIAAQLKDVTAHAAATVSSWGFVISPEQILQTAKDIGEPSVLNRAGGAPTLAVGIAHVFHKIMPMADMGFWYHFGILFEALFILTALDAGTRAGRFMLQDLLGNFVPFLKKTDSLVAGVIGTAGCVGLWGYLLYQGVVDPLGGVKSLWPLFGISNQMLAAVALVLGTVVLVKMQRTKYIWVTVIPAAWLLLCTTWALGLKLFSTNPQMEGFFFMAQQYKEKIASGGELTAQQIANMNHIVVNNYTNAGLSILFLVVVYSIIFYGIKTWLNVRNNKVRTDKETPYVPVPEGGVKTSSHH from the coding sequence ATGGATACTAAAAAGTTATTCAAGCACATACCCTGGGTGATTCTTGGAATCATCGGGGCATTTTGCCTCTCAGTCGTCGCTCTGCGCCGCGGCGAGCACGTCAGTGCGCTGTGGATCGTGGTGGCGTCGGTTTCCGTCTACCTCGTCGCCTATCGCTATTACAGCCTGTATATCGCGCAAAAGGTGATGAGGCTCGATCCTACGCGTTCTACGCCGGCGGTCATTAACAACGATGGTCTGAACTACGTCCCGACCAACCGCTACGTGCTGTTCGGCCACCACTTTGCCGCTATCGCCGGTGCCGGTCCGCTGGTGGGCCCGGTTCTCGCCGCGCAGATGGGCTACCTGCCGGGTACCCTGTGGCTGCTGGCAGGGGTAGTGCTGGCCGGGGCGGTACAGGACTTTATGGTGCTGTTTATCTCCTCGCGCCGTAACGGCGCCTCGCTGGGTGAGATGATCAAGCAAGAGATGGGGCCAATTCCGGGCTCCATTGCGCTGTTCGGCTGCTTCCTGATTATGATAATCATCCTCGCGGTGCTGGCGCTGATCGTGGTGAAAGCGCTGGCGGAAAGTCCGTGGGGCGTCTTCACCGTCTGCTCGACTGTACCGATTGCCCTGTTTATGGGGATCTATATGCGCTTCCTGCGCCCGGGTCGCGTGGGTGAAGTGTCGGTGATTGGTATCGTCCTGCTGGTGGCTTCCATTTACTTCGGCGGCATCATTGCCCACGACCCGTACTGGGGCCCGGCGCTGACCTTTAAAGACACCACTATCACCTTTACCCTGATCGGCTACGCGTTTATCTCCGCGCTGCTGCCGGTGTGGCTGATTCTGGCGCCGCGTGATTACCTCGCGACCTTCCTGAAAATCGGCGTTATCGTTGGCCTGGCGCTGGGCATCGTGATCCTCAACCCGGATCTGAAAATGCCGGCGGTCACCCAGTACATCGATGGTACCGGTCCGCTGTGGAAAGGTGCGCTGTTCCCGTTCCTGTTTATTACTATCGCCTGTGGCGCGGTGTCCGGCTTCCACGCGCTGATCGCCTCCGGCACCACGCCGAAGCTGCTGGCTAACGAAACCGACGCCCGCTTTATCGGCTACGGCGCGATGCTGATGGAGTCCTTCGTGGCGGTGATGGCGCTGGTTGCGGCGTCGATCATTGAGCCAGGCCTCTACTTCGCCATGAACACGCCGCCGGCCGGTCTGGGCATTGTGATGCCAAACCTGCACGAAATGGGCGGTGAAAATGCCGCGCTGATTGCCGCGCAGTTGAAGGATGTGACCGCGCACGCAGCGGCGACCGTCAGCTCCTGGGGCTTTGTGATCTCACCTGAGCAAATCCTGCAGACGGCGAAAGATATCGGCGAACCGTCGGTACTGAACCGCGCGGGCGGCGCGCCAACGCTGGCCGTCGGTATCGCTCACGTGTTCCACAAAATCATGCCGATGGCGGATATGGGCTTCTGGTACCACTTCGGTATTCTGTTTGAAGCGCTGTTTATCCTTACCGCGCTGGATGCCGGTACCCGCGCAGGCCGCTTTATGCTGCAGGATCTGCTGGGCAACTTCGTGCCGTTCCTGAAGAAAACCGATTCGTTGGTCGCGGGCGTGATTGGCACCGCGGGCTGCGTCGGGCTGTGGGGCTACCTGCTGTATCAGGGCGTGGTCGACCCGCTGGGCGGCGTGAAGAGCCTGTGGCCGCTGTTCGGTATCTCTAACCAGATGCTGGCCGCCGTGGCGCTGGTGCTTGGTACCGTGGTACTGGTCAAAATGCAGCGTACTAAATACATCTGGGTTACCGTGATCCCGGCCGCATGGCTGCTGCTGTGCACCACCTGGGCGCTGGGTCTGAAACTGTTCAGCACCAACCCGCAGATGGAAGGCTTCTTCTTCATGGCTCAGCAGTATAAAGAGAAGATTGCTTCCGGCGGCGAACTGACCGCGCAGCAGATTGCTAACATGAACCATATCGTGGTGAACAACTACACTAACGCCGGTCTGAGTATTCTGTTCCTGGTGGTGGTTTACAGCATCATCTTCTACGGCATCAAAACGTGGCTCAACGTGCGTAACAACAAAGTCCGCACCGACAAAGAGACCCCGTATGTGCCGGTACCGGAAGGCGGCGTAAAAACCTCCTCCCATCACTAA
- a CDS encoding YbdD/YjiX family protein — MFGNLGEAKKYLGQAAKMLIGIPDYDNYVEHMKANHPDKPYMTYNEFFRERQQARYGGDGKGGVRCC; from the coding sequence ATGTTTGGTAACTTAGGCGAAGCAAAAAAATACCTGGGTCAGGCAGCCAAAATGCTGATTGGCATTCCGGACTACGACAACTACGTCGAACATATGAAAGCCAACCATCCGGATAAGCCTTACATGACCTATAACGAATTTTTCCGCGAACGCCAGCAGGCTCGCTACGGCGGCGATGGCAAAGGCGGCGTACGCTGCTGTTAA
- the yjiA gene encoding GTPase, which translates to MAPIAVTLLTGFLGAGKTTLLRHILNAQHGFKIAVIENEFGEVSVDDQLIGDRATQIKTLTNGCICCTRSNELEDALLDLLDSRDRGDIDFDRLVIECTGMADPGPIIQTFFSHEVLCERYLLDGVIALVDAVHADQQMNQFTIAQSQVGYADRILLTKTDVAGDSDKLRERLARINARAPVYTVTHGNIDLSPLFNTSGFMLEENVVSSAPRFHFIADKQNDVASIVVELDYPVDISEVSRVMENLLLSFAEQLMRYKGMLWIDGEPNRLLFQGVQRLYSADWDRPWGDEAPHSTLVFIGINLPEEEIRAAFAGLRK; encoded by the coding sequence ATGGCACCGATTGCAGTCACCCTGCTGACCGGTTTTCTCGGCGCAGGTAAAACCACCCTGCTGCGCCATATTCTCAATGCGCAGCACGGCTTTAAAATTGCCGTCATCGAAAACGAATTTGGCGAAGTCTCCGTTGACGATCAGCTGATTGGCGACCGCGCCACGCAGATCAAAACCCTGACCAACGGCTGCATCTGCTGCACCCGTTCCAACGAGCTGGAAGATGCGCTGCTCGACCTGCTCGACAGCCGCGATCGCGGCGACATTGATTTTGACCGGCTGGTGATCGAGTGCACCGGCATGGCCGACCCCGGTCCGATAATTCAGACCTTCTTCTCCCATGAGGTTCTCTGCGAACGCTATCTGCTCGACGGCGTGATTGCGCTGGTGGATGCGGTCCATGCCGACCAGCAGATGAACCAGTTCACCATCGCCCAGTCGCAGGTGGGCTATGCGGATCGGATCCTGCTGACGAAAACGGACGTGGCGGGCGACAGCGACAAGCTGCGCGAACGGCTGGCGCGCATCAACGCCCGGGCGCCGGTTTATACTGTGACCCACGGTAATATCGATCTGAGCCCGCTGTTTAATACCAGCGGCTTTATGCTGGAAGAGAACGTTGTGAGCAGCGCGCCGCGCTTCCACTTTATCGCCGATAAGCAAAACGACGTCGCGTCTATCGTGGTCGAGCTGGATTACCCGGTCGATATCAGCGAAGTGTCGCGGGTGATGGAAAACCTGCTGCTCTCTTTCGCCGAACAGCTGATGCGCTACAAAGGGATGCTGTGGATTGACGGCGAGCCAAATCGCCTGCTGTTCCAGGGCGTCCAGCGCTTATACAGCGCCGACTGGGATCGTCCATGGGGTGATGAAGCGCCCCACAGCACGCTGGTGTTTATCGGCATTAATTTGCCGGAAGAGGAGATTCGCGCGGCGTTTGCCGGATTGCGCAAGTAA
- a CDS encoding Hcp family type VI secretion system effector, translating to MSTPAHLWLEDENGSPIVGGCLMPLRAGSIELKSFSHGITIPVDPHWGKLTGTRVHRPIAIVKEFDQTTPVLYRAVCEGRTLKKATIKMYRIMASGLEAEYFNIVLDNVKITTVAPYLSPTGLSSTHLETLELRYEAIVWKYTEGNIIYRDTWNEFCTA from the coding sequence ATGTCTACTCCCGCACACCTCTGGCTTGAGGATGAAAACGGTTCGCCGATTGTTGGCGGCTGTTTAATGCCCCTGCGTGCAGGCTCTATCGAATTAAAATCATTCTCGCACGGCATCACCATTCCCGTTGATCCGCACTGGGGTAAACTTACCGGTACGCGCGTTCATCGGCCGATCGCCATTGTGAAAGAGTTCGACCAGACGACGCCTGTTCTGTATCGCGCGGTGTGCGAAGGCCGTACCCTGAAAAAAGCGACGATCAAGATGTACCGTATTATGGCATCAGGCCTTGAAGCCGAGTATTTCAATATCGTCCTCGACAACGTCAAAATCACCACGGTTGCACCGTACCTTTCTCCCACCGGTCTGAGCAGCACGCACCTTGAAACACTCGAATTGCGTTATGAGGCCATCGTCTGGAAGTACACCGAAGGGAACATTATTTATCGTGATACCTGGAATGAATTCTGTACCGCCTGA